The Zeugodacus cucurbitae isolate PBARC_wt_2022May chromosome 4, idZeuCucr1.2, whole genome shotgun sequence genome includes the window TGTCAACTACAATTGTTTTCCAGGTAATGACAAAcctaacatatttattattgtgcCCCGTACTGGATGGCTACTCAAGCCGGTTCATCTACTCTCCACCGACTCTGGGGCACCGAGTCGTACATTATCTTCCATTGAGACGATCTGCCcgagccagcgcagccgctatATTTTTCTGCGCCACACTATATACATTCATATCGCCGAAGAGCTCATACACCTCGTCATTCCATAGAATCCGGTACTCAGCTTCGCTCACACTTAGGAGGCCTTTCAAGGATTTTTGTCCCGAAAGCTCCTAAGGAGTGCTCATCGTTGTTCGTCATCGTCCATACTTCCACACCGTGTATCAGGACGAAACACATCATAGTGACTTATAGAGCGTTACTCTGGTTTTGCGAGAGAGGGGTCTGCAATTCAATTACCTACTGAACCCgtgatagcacctgttggcaagagtaaacTCCGGTTGATTTTGAGGGTGTCGTCGTTGTGGAGGtacttcgtcttgtcctcgatCACTACCAAAATCATGTGCTGCGTTTAGTTTTCTAGACTTAAAAATGCTGCAGACTCGGCCTTGTTGTTGCAAACGATTTTGTCTCCTTTACATATGTACGACCATATTTAAAAGTACTAATTTCTTAGGTCTACTGTTGGATGATTTAATGGCAATTAGTTTACCGTTCATTCAAATATGGTGTATATGTAACCGTTACAACAGATATTGAAACTTACTCTATACCGTCCTCAACATACACATTTTTAAGAAAGAATAATTAACAACCAGGTTAAGATGATATTATTGAAACACTGCAGTATTTAAACCGGTAAAAGTAGACGGTTTCATAAAAGGAAGGGGATTGCCTATATATTGGAAGGGTTACGGTTAGATTTTAGAAGACTATTTTTTATAGAGATAATCATGAATAATTAAATCATGAAAGTTATTCGCTaagttataatttcaaataacgTCCATTACTTCTGTCCTCTAACACTTGGTTAAGTTGCCTAACACAGTAATCAACAATCATTTACAATTAaccatttcaataaaatcttatttacaatatttaaagcgaatttatgtttattacgtAACGACGAACCGTTGCGATATCGCGTAATGACTGGCGTATATGAACTGGAAAAGCGTAAAATCTTATTGCCTTTTGCAGCCTACTCTTTCGAAAGCGAAAAGCTATTTAGACATCAATTTGCAAgtgtatgaacatacatatgtatgtatgtatgtatactaaagACTAAGTATATGAGGCCTTGCAACGGCTGCAATTGACGCGGTCATTTGTGCAACGATTCCAACGGCAATTGCTGTACACAGCTGTGGTAATGAGTTGCATTGCTGTGTTCACAATTTGCAGTATGTTGCTACAATTTGCAACTTtccattaatatacatatacatatatgtatatgtaactatATGGAGAGGCAGAAGCAGCGCCGTCTAAATGTTATTGCAATAAcagagaaatttcaaaaatgattttttgcttCCGTCATTGCACTTGTTTCAGTCaatgaatttgattttttgtttatatgtttttgttgtaaaacatCAGCGCGGCGATATGGGCGATATGTATTTATTCCACGCATACGAATATCATGCCACTTCGTCACCTTGTGGCATACTTCAGCAGCAGCTCACGCACTACTGAATGCCGGCAATTAGGCACATTATAATCCCCTTCCAACCGCTTGGCGAACAAATCAGccacatcatcatcgtcatTCGCTTCATTGCCACAGTGGCACTGTTGTGAAATTGAAACCGATTGGCAACATATGGCGCCAACTTGCCACACGCCAAACAACGTACCCCTAACCCAACCTCTTATGCTGCAGAtcaacaaacaaacattcaaaAGTAAATGCTTTTGCCTCAATGCAAGCGAGCGCTGAGCAAAGGACGGAAGGCAATATGGCACATTACCATGACGTAGACGCTGCCAAAGAGAAAGACAACATTGCAAAAGTCACTAAAAGATTAAGAAGTACTTAACCCATTCAAAAGATGCtctcaacacatacatacatagatgcgGTCTTATGTGATACAGACATATGAATGAATGTATGTGCAAGACTTCAATTACTCTCAACACCCTTGTAGGGAAATCTTGAGGATGAACTTTAAACGAAATTTGTTGTATTGATAATTATTTGAGAACTTTAAGTGAAATTTTAGGCATTAGTAAGCTTTGACGTTAGCAAACTGAGGTATTAAGACTGAATTCCACTTCAAAGTTCACACGTTTCAAATTTTGGACCGGTCCTTTGTGTTATCTAATAAACTTCTGAAGATTGTTTTAAGTCttaataaatatcgaaaaagtTCCTAAGAATGCATCTAAACTCTAATATAAAAGACATACACTTCAATGGCGGCAAGAACCTCATCATTCGAATCATCTGTCTGCCGAGTGATATTTTCAAGTTCGGAAACAAAAATAAGTCGTTCGGTAGAAAACGGCAGCAGTTCCTAGCCTAATACGACCAATTTGCATGGAGATAATGTAGGTATAGGCCGATGCGTTGTCAGgataaagaaaaattttgtcCTCTACAAATCGAATCGTTTTTTCACCAATTTAGTATCGAACAATCCAATAATTCCGCATAATACTGATCTGTGGCCGTTTGGTTCTTCTTCAAGTAGTGGATATAGATCATTTCTAGACCGTGTGTATACCAGAAGACGAGGACTTTCATCTTTTTAGGACCGTCTTCACCTTTTTCGAAGCAGTATCGATGAGTGAAATTCACTGCTCTATACCACTGGATCCCTTGTTGACGGTCTTCTTCCGGATTGCGCTCATAAAGCGTCAAACTCTGAATCGTGGAACGTGGAATCCATCGatggaatttttatactctcgcaacatgttgcacagagtatcatagttttgttcacataacggttgtttgtgtcaccaagaaataaaagagttcgatatggggttatatatatataaatgatcaggatgacgagtggagttgaaatccggatgtctgtccgtccgtctgtccgtgcaagcgaatcttgagtaaaaattaagatatcttaatgaaacttggaacacacattccttggcaccctgaggaggttgctttcaaaaatgcgcaaaatcggtccactgccacgcccacaaaatggcgtaaaccgaaaacctatacagtgtcataactaagccataaataaagttatgaaaataaaatttggaacatatgatcgcattagagaggggcaaatttggatgtaatttttttttaagtgggcgtgaccccgcccccaaataggttttttgtatataactcgcaaatcaataaagctatataaacaaaactttctgtagtcgattctcttacgtaccccactacaCCCTATGAAAATacttgaaatcggataataaccacgcccacctcccatacaaaggttaagttgaaaattactaaaaatgggttaactcactaatgaaaaacgtcagaaacactaaatttcacataagaaatggcagatggaagctgcactcagattttcttacaaaatggaaaatgggcgtggcgtcgcccacttatgggtcaaaaaccatatctcaaaaactactcgaccgatttcaatgaaacctggtttgtaatagtttccttacatcccaataatatgttgagaaaataggccaaatcgcttcacaaccacgcctacttcgtatataccagaactttgaagacaatctgaatcgtttacattacaatacataaagtaagcactagtgaagacatcggtgcagaactttgcacaaatactatgtttatagtgtggcagccccattctaaaaatccccaaaatcggaccataggttttcaaggccccatatatcgaacatgaggacctcggtgcttctaacctaatattatggtttccaactttcaatggacttcatacaatatatatgacgaatatgtgggtcaaattgtgtattatataatataaataaagttaaataaataaattgcgagagtataaaatgttcggttacacccgaacttagcccttccttacttgtttttattgcgATAGGGTGTCTCTCCGTGGGTTTGGAGAATCCACTAGCAGCATCTAATGTTAGCCGAGTGTTTAACATGAAGTTAGTTAGAAATACTTTTCCTACAGGGTTAATTAAGAAGCTATCGCCTCGGCATGgctaaagtaaacaaattgaTTTCTCAATGGCGTGGCGTAAAGAAGAAACCAACTATGCGTATAGCACACGGCAACATAACGCAATGGAAGGGTTAAAGAGAAACTGAAACGATTTAATTTGTGCGTAAATTCTCAATCTTACACGGCCTTACGCCCCATCGCCTAGCCGCGTGTGATATGTACTTTACGTACGTAATTTATATTTGGTGATAGCTGACTGAGTTGGCATGCGgcgtgtggcatgccacaacaaGACAATCGCCGTTGAAATGCTTCAGGTTGGAACGTGCACGCGGTTTTGTTTTCATACGCCAACAATGTGTTCACAACTCGCCCACTCAACGAAGGACGCACCCTTTTCGAAGGACGGTTAGGTAACATTAAgtagtacatacacacatacagtggAGGCAGCATACGTGCTCCAGCTTCCTCCTTTCCCCCACACTTCACTTAATTACGCTCATTAATTTTGatgttgcttgttgttatttttaaagcgaTACACTTGcaactggttgttgttgttgttactaccaCTTTGCTTCTGCGGCATTGAGGCATCAGCGTTGGCAAAAatgttgatattttattttcgcttcgCCTTGTTGCCCGCTATTGATGAGCTGAGCAGCCCTTTATGCCTTCTCCCCTCCCCCTCAGACTGTTGTCACTGAGCGCATTTTCCAATTAGTCACATTCCTGTTTACAATATGATTTTCATGGCTGCAATTTGGTGTTGTTGCCTCCATCTGTTGCCAGTCCAGTCCACCGGCTGTTTGCAGTTGTGTTTGGACGATTTAGTGTGGAtctctgttgttgtttatgcgTTTTCGTTGTTTTTGCAGTGTGTTTGAATTCTCAAAATCTGCTGTAAAAGTATTTAACGCCATGCGGAATGTAAACATTCCTTCCGTTCCGCTTGAATTTATACCCCGCTCGTAACTTTTGCGACTCAAAGAGCCTTAAGTGCCAAGCTAGAGTCatataattttaacatttttattactcATCGACCATAATCAGATAATTAATTTGGAGTATTCATACTCATttgcttttgaaatttattcCAAAGCTTGGAACCCCAAATAACAGGCGATGGCAGCGCACTAAAGGATTTAGACAGCACCTAAATTACAATTTAGACGTTCGGTAAGGTCAAACATAAGTATATGCAACTAAATTCAGAATTTATTTAAACCCGAGAGGAGAAAATAGTAAATAAGCTTAAGAACTTAGACCAAGCCCGCTTCATAATACCGAAAACTGATCGAGTTGGTTGGCAATTTCGCAAAACTAAGACTATGAATAAGAATATAAGGTTTCGGGGAATACGTTTTTAGTGCCTAAAGTCTTATCGGATTCGTAGCTTTGTTTTCAATTCAATGCTTGTGGAAGCGGATGTGTCCACGGATTtcaggaaattttaaaataggatATAGTATATGGCAACTGTCCTGTTAAGATAGCAACCATGAAAAAAGGGTTTTATAACGAGAAAAGCAGAGGTTCTCCGAAAACGGCTAATCGGGGTTAACGACAGCGCACCATTTATTCTTCCTTCTCGCTGTTTCGCGCCAATCCTGATACTAAtgcagccaggtccttctccatctaatctccaacggagtggaggcattCCTCGGCTAcaaccagcgggtactgcatcgaacactatcaaagctggagtgctttcgtgAATTCTGACAATATgagctagccagcgtagccgttgtctttttattcgctgaactatgtcaatgtcgtcgtataactcgaacagctcgtcgttccatcgtctgcggtattcaccgttgcctaTGTTCCATGGACCAttaatcttacgcaaaacctttctcttgaaaactcctGGTTTTGTCGGATATtgatatcgtccacgcttctgcaccataagaAAAGGTGAGAATGTTGAATGACATCTAGAGTTTGGTTTTACTACGTCGAGAGAGGGCTTAACTTTCCAGTGGCCCACTCAATCctaagtagcacctgttggcaagattcTGCGTTTGAATTCAGAGCTGACATTGTTGTTCGTGTTAATGCTGATTCCAAGGTAGACCAAATTATCTACATCTTCAAagatatgactgtcaacagtgacatgagAGCCAAATCGCCGACAATTTGCTtgttgaaagaagatatgttgtCCTCGAAACGGCAAACTATGATTAAAAACTATATCGTTGGTTATATCGTGCATATAATGTTGGCTCATATCTGTCGACGTACAACAAGCGTAGCTGAGAGACATCTCCACAGCAGTACCTAAGGCTGTATAAGAGCAAATTGTTTCTGCATTGTTTCATGACCGTCGAtgaaacatgtacatatgtgctgtTCTACGCCCAAGATCGAGGAACAGTCGAAACAATGGAGTTCACTAGACGAGCCTGCATTGAAGAATGTGAAGACTGTTCTATCGGTCGGATCTGTAACGGCCACTGTTTTTAGGGATTTATAGGCAGAGATCAGACTACATCGGCTAACAGGAAAAAGGCAAAATGATCACAGGGATATACTATGCCCAATTATTGAGCTGATTCTAATCCTAATTACAGAAAATATTCCTATTTGTCCCACCATGTCAACGACCGGTACACCCCTCCGACTTAACCACGACTAAATTAGTCGAATTAGGTCACGAACTCTATTAATTCTCGCCGCATTTGACACCGTGCAACTTTTTTCCAAAGTATTTCGTCAAACAGAACTTTTTTTGGCATGAGGAGATTATCGCCTTTCCcgacatttataaaattaatttttcatgtgaGTTAAAGAAATTGGAGCATAATTGTGTCACGCCTATCGTGATAAAAAGTACTATCGAAAATACGATctttctcaaatttattttaaaattttatcataaagaAACACTTTATAACTCGAAGTAAATTGAGCAATTGGCTCAGTTCTTCCCTAATTGTCTCTTCTCTAGAAAAATTGACAAAttgacaaaaaatttcaaatttctttacTGTTTcgtcaaacaaaaattaataataatttcgtttttatttactttttttcctttaagCTTTACTTTATATAATGAAATTGTAAATCGCCGCGTATGTCTACGACTGCTAAAAGTGTGGTGCGATTTccttaaccaaaaaaaaaatgttcaaaaagaaAAGCCTGAGCACTGATGAAATCAACagacaaaatgcaaaaaacaagaAGCGAAAGTCACAAAGTATACCTTATGAACCACCGGCAAAATGGGAGGGGAAAATCTACAAACTCGTGGACGGTACGAACTTTGATCAATATATGGCGGCGCTCGGTGTTGGTCCTGTATTGCGGAAAATCGGAAACTCCGTACGACCGGTTATAGCATTACGTAGGAGTGGCAAATATTACTCCCTCATAATAGCCTCCGATTTCACCACGACCATACAACGCTTTGAGCTGTGCGTGCCCTTCGATGAGTTGACCTTAGACGGACGTAAAATGCGGACTACCATCTCGCTGTATAACAATGTGTTGATTCAACATCAAATTGGCGATATTCCTTCGACTATTGTACGGGAGTTCCACGAGGATAAGATGATTGCCAAGTATATGGTGAAAGATGTTGAGGCGGTGCGTGTATTCCAAGCGGCGGATGAGGAAATGTGTCGACAGATATGGGAGGCTAATGTGGCGAaaagatataatatatagatagatTATTAAATgtctattttttaacatttctgtTACCACAATGTATAACAGCTAAATTCGAATATGCAAcaccaaaattcaaaaaaaatatggacCGCAGTAATCGCTTTATAAAAACTTCTCGAATTTAGCTGTTATGACGTGTGGGTATCGTAGTATCTGAAAGTATCGCAAGACGATATATTAGTAGCGTTTTGTACTATATCTCTCGATGTTATAttgtttgttgaaaattgtagtTCTTGGTTCCAAATTATTGTAAATCAAtacaatatatgttaataaaattttgtccaataaatgtgcatatataaaaattgttatatttgtattcATAACGTATCTTAAAGGCTGCTAAGCGTGTCAACAAATGTTATTCCAAATATCgttctaacacaaaatatgccgttattatactctcgcaacaaagttgctaagagagtattatagttttgttcatataacggttgtttgtaagtcgtaaaactaaacgagttagatatagggttacatatacatatatatcaaaacaagtaaggaagggctaagttcgggtgtaaccgaacattttatactctcgcaatttatttatttaacttaattaatattatataatacacaatttgacccacatattcgtaatatatattgtattaagtccattgaaagttggaaaccctaatattaggttagaagcaccgaggtcctcatgttcgatatatggggccttgaaaacctatggtccgattttggggatttttagaatggggctgccacactataaacatagtatttgtgcaaagttctgcaccgatatcttcacgagtgcttattttatatattgtaaagtaaacgatccagattgtcttcaaagttctggtatatacgaagtaggcgtggttgtgaagcgcattggccaattttcacaacatattattgagaggtaaggaaactattacaaacctggtttcattgaaatcggtcgagtagtttctgagatatggtttttgacccataagtgggcgacgccaatcccattttccattttgtaaaaaaatctgagtgcagctttcctctgccatttcttatgtgaaatttagtgtttctgacgtttttcgttagtgagttaacccactttaagtaattttcaagctaacctttgtatgggaggtgggcgtggttattatccgatttctactattttcatggggtgtagtggggtacgtaagagaatcgactacagaaagtttggtttatatagttttattggtttgcgagttatatacaaaaaacttatttgggggcggggtcacgcccactttaaaaaaattacatccaaatgtacccctccctaatgcgatcctatgttccaaattttattttcataactttatttatggcttagttatgacactgtataggttttcagttttcgccattttgtgggcgtggcagtggaccgattttgaaagcaacctcctcagggtgccaaggaatgtgtgttccaagtttcattaagatatcttaatttttactcaagttatcgcttgcacggacagacggacagacggacggacagacatccggatttcaaatccacttgtcatcctgatcattcatatatatataaccccatatctaactcttttatttcttggtgacacaaacaaccgttatgtgaacaaaactacaatactctgtgcaacaggttgcgagagtataatgatcaGGTTGACGAGGCGATGGATGGaatatgagcgaaatcggttcacaaccacgcgtacttcccatataactcaattttgaatttcatctgcttCGTTCACTTTAATATAACCATAACTTTACAAGGCTCCtgatattgaacatgaagaactcagtgcctaagggtaacttttcacagaaaatataggtaaatctttcagatattttaatgtaattcagagggaattttttccttataacagtttgtctctgtaccaaaaatggttaaaatcgggtcataacttttccTAGATCACAtattcctaattataggtttttcaaaaatacgatggtctttataaatcgtttaatatgcgatatatcttagcaaagttAAGTGAGTGTATgatcttcgatatattgtatcttggtggtgaaaacgagtgatatcggttcaggaattacctcagtccccatatactattaatgatgattttcgtttttctattgaacttaatgtcgaatatatgggtcgaattgtattgttgttcataaaattacatcaataaattgcgagaatgtaaaatgttcggttgcacacgaacttagcctttccttacttgtttcggtAATAAACATTGACTATTTCTTGCAGAACTGAGAATTGTCGTTGTTTTGGTTCAAAATAATGCGACATAAGTGGAATAACGACACATT containing:
- the LOC105214769 gene encoding probable fatty acid-binding protein codes for the protein MFKKKSLSTDEINRQNAKNKKRKSQSIPYEPPAKWEGKIYKLVDGTNFDQYMAALGVGPVLRKIGNSVRPVIALRRSGKYYSLIIASDFTTTIQRFELCVPFDELTLDGRKMRTTISLYNNVLIQHQIGDIPSTIVREFHEDKMIAKYMVKDVEAVRVFQAADEEMCRQIWEANVAKRYNI